One Betta splendens chromosome 8, fBetSpl5.4, whole genome shotgun sequence DNA segment encodes these proteins:
- the LOC114860778 gene encoding immunoglobulin lambda-1 light chain-like isoform X4: MLGTLCALITALIYVDAAKVLTQTPPVHTASVGQQVVLHCNIQRAESYVYWYKQVPGKTPQYILYYYHSHRSPTFGSGFSSDRFDSKSTSNINYQLIIKGAETGDSAQYFCHTWDTSANEHVFGPGTELTVTSSSAPAPVLTVFPPSSAELQSNKASVVCLSSQSVPFAHVTWSAAGSPVSSGVSTSTAVQQPDQSFHISSRLDVQTSDWNLNKVYTCKVSVGSQTSEKTISRSHCPTGDE, encoded by the exons atgctggggaccctctgtgctctcatcactgctctcaTAT atgtTGACGCAGcgaaggttctgacccagacgcctcctgtccacacagcgtcTGTAGGACAACAAGTTGTTCTACACTGTAACATTCAGAGAGCTGAGAGTTATGTCTATTGGTACAAACAGGTTCCTGGTAAAACTCCTCAGTACATTCTCTACTATTATCATAGTCACCGTTCTCCTACTTTTGGATCAGGATTCtcctcagacagatttgactctaAATCAACATCAAACATAAATTACCAGCTCATCATTAAAGgtgcagagacaggagacagtgCTCAGTATTTCTGTCATACATGGGACACCTCTGCTAATGAGCAC GTATTCGGACCAGGAACCGAGCTGACTGTGACAA GCTCCagtgctcctgctcctgtcctCACAGTCTTCCCTCCGTCCAGTGCTGAGCTCCAGTCCAACAAAGCctctgtggtctgtctgtccAGTCAGTCTGTGCCGTTTGCACATGTGACCTGGTCGGCTGCTGGGAGTCCAGTGAGCAGTGGGGTCTCTACCAGCACCGCTGTTCAGCAACCAGACCAGAGCTTTCACATCAGCAGCCGTCTGGACGTGCAGACGTCCGACTGGAACCTCAACAAGGTTTACACATGTAAAGTGTCTGTGGGCTCCCAGACTTCAGAGAAGACCATCAGCAGGTCACACTGTCCCACTGGAGACGAGTAG
- the LOC114860779 gene encoding immunoglobulin lambda-1 light chain-like, whose translation MLGTLCALITALTYVNAAKVLTQTPPVHTASVGQQVVLNCDIQRDDYRVISWYKQALGKTPQYILYYHKSHSSPTFGSGFTSDRFDSKSTSDINYQLIIKRAETGDSAQYFCSTGDTSASERVFGPGTELTVTSSSAPAPVLTVFPPSSAELQSNKASVVCLSSQSVPFAHVTWSAAGSPVSSGVSTSTAVQQPDQSFHISSRLDVQTSDWNLNKVYTCKVSVGSQTSEKTISRSHCPTGDE comes from the exons atgctggggaccctctgtgctctcatcactgctctcacat atgtCAATGCAGcgaaggttctgacccagacgcctcctgtccacacagcgtcTGTAGGACAACAAGTTGTTCTAAACTGTGACATTCAGAGAGATGACTATCGTGTTATCAGTTGGTACAAACAGGCTCTTGGTAAAACTCCTCAGTACATTCTGTACTATCACAAATCTCACAGTTCTCCAACCTTTGGATCAGGATTCActtcagacagatttgactctaAATCAACATCGGACATAAATTACCAGCTCATCATTAAACgtgcagagacaggagacagtgCTCAGTATTTCTGTTCTACAGGGGACACCTCTGCTAGTGAGAGA GTATTCGGACCAGGAACCGAGCTGACTGTGACAA GCTCCagtgctcctgctcctgtcctCACAGTCTTCCCTCCGTCCAGTGCTGAGCTCCAGTCCAACAAAGCctctgtggtctgtctgtccAGTCAGTCTGTGCCGTTTGCACATGTGACCTGGTCGGCTGCTGGGAGTCCAGTGAGCAGTGGGGTCTCTACCAGCACCGCTGTTCAGCAACCAGACCAGAGCTTTCACATCAGCAGCCGTCTGGACGTGCAGACGTCCGACTGGAACCTCAACAAGGTTTACACATGTAAAGTGTCTGTGGGCTCCCAGACTTCAGAGAAGACCATCAGCAGGTCACACTGTCCCACTGGAGACGAGTAG
- the LOC114860775 gene encoding immunoglobulin lambda-1 light chain-like isoform X3, whose translation MLGTLCALITALTYVDAAKVLTQTPPVHTASVGQQVVLNCNIQRHENYVHWYKQVPGKTPQYILRFYHSDSSPTIGSGFSSDRFDSKSTSNINYQLIIKRAETGDTAQYFCYTWDSSANEGVFGPGTELTVTSSSAPAPVLTVFPPSSAELQSNKASVVCLSSQSVPFAHVTWSAAGSPVSSGVSTSTAVQQPDQSFHISSRLDVQTSDWNLNKVYTCKVSVGSQTSEKTISRSHCPTGDE comes from the exons atgctggggaccctctgtgctctcatcactgctctcacat atgtCGATGCAGcgaaggttctgacccagacgcctcctgtccacacagcgtcTGTAGGACAACAAGTTGTTCTGAACTGTAACATTCAAAGACATGAGAATTATGTACATTGGTACAAACAGGTTCCTGGTAAAACTCCTCAGTACATTCTGAGGTTTTATCATTCTGACAGTTCTCCAACCATTGGATCAGGATTCTCCTCAGACAGATTTGATTCTAAATCAACATCAAACATAAATTACCAGCTCATCATTAAACgtgcagagacaggagacacTGCTCAGTATTTCTGTTATACATGGGATAGCTCTGCTAATGAAGGC GTATTCGGACCAGGAACCGAGCTGACTGTGACAA GCTCCagtgctcctgctcctgtcctCACAGTCTTCCCTCCGTCCAGTGCTGAGCTCCAGTCCAACAAAGCctctgtggtctgtctgtccAGTCAGTCTGTGCCGTTTGCACATGTGACCTGGTCGGCTGCTGGGAGTCCAGTGAGCAGTGGGGTCTCTACCAGCACCGCTGTTCAGCAACCAGACCAGAGCTTTCACATCAGCAGCCGTCTGGACGTGCAGACGTCCGACTGGAACCTCAACAAGGTTTACACATGTAAAGTGTCTGTGGGCTCCCAGACTTCAGAGAAGACCATCAGCAGGTCACACTGTCCCACTGGAGACGAGTAG
- the LOC114860775 gene encoding immunoglobulin lambda-1 light chain-like isoform X2 produces the protein MLGTLCALITALTYVDAAKVLTQTPPVHTASVGQQVVLHCNIQRDDGHVVSWYKQVPGKTPQYILYYHHSWSSPTFGSGFSSDRFDSKSTSNINYQLIIKRAETGDTAQYFCCTWDTSASEGVFGPGTELTVTSSSAPAPVLTVFPPSSAELQSNKASVVCLSSQSVPFAHVTWSAAGSPVSSGVSTSTAVQQPDQSFHISSRLDVQTSDWNLNKVYTCKVSVGSQTSEKTISRSHCPTGDE, from the exons atgctggggaccctctgtgctctcatcactgctctcacat atgttgatgcagcgaaggttctgacccagacgcctcctgtccacacagcgtcTGTAGGACAACAAGTTGTTCTACACTGTAACATTCAGAGAGATGATGGTCATGTTGTCAGTTGGTACAAACAGGTTCCTGGTAAAACTCCTCAGTACATTCTCTACTATCACCATTCCTGGAGTTCTCCAACCTTTGGATCAGGATTCtcctcagacagatttgactctaAATCAACATCAAACATAAATTACCAGCTCATCATTAAACgtgcagagacaggagacacTGCTCAATATTTCTGTTGTACATGGGACACCTCTGCTAGTGAAGGC GTATTCGGACCAGGAACCGAGCTGACTGTGACAA GCTCCagtgctcctgctcctgtcctCACAGTCTTCCCTCCGTCCAGTGCTGAGCTCCAGTCCAACAAAGCctctgtggtctgtctgtccAGTCAGTCTGTGCCGTTTGCACATGTGACCTGGTCGGCTGCTGGGAGTCCAGTGAGCAGTGGGGTCTCTACCAGCACCGCTGTTCAGCAACCAGACCAGAGCTTTCACATCAGCAGCCGTCTGGACGTGCAGACGTCCGACTGGAACCTCAACAAGGTTTACACATGTAAAGTGTCTGTGGGCTCCCAGACTTCAGAGAAGACCATCAGCAGGTCACACTGTCCCACTGGAGACGAGTAG
- the LOC114860775 gene encoding immunoglobulin lambda-1 light chain-like isoform X1 — protein MTVTSAPPPLPPQPLHKLQCLWSHTNPAHSQLDRDTVTHTDIMLGTLCALITALTYVDAAKVLTQTPPVHTASVGQQVVLHCNIQRDDYRVVSWYKQALGKTPQYILYYYHSHRSPTFGSGFSSDRFDSKSTSNINYQLIIKRAETGDSAQYFCHTWDTSANEHVFGPGTELTVTSSSAPAPVLTVFPPSSAELQSNKASVVCLSSQSVPFAHVTWSAAGSPVSSGVSTSTAVQQPDQSFHISSRLDVQTSDWNLNKVYTCKVSVGSQTSEKTISRSHCPTGDE, from the exons ATGACGGTCacgtcagctcctcctcctcttcctcctcagcctcttcaTAAGCTTCAGTGTCTCTGGTCTCACACCAACCCTGCTCActctcagctggacagagacacagtcacacacactgacatcatgctggggaccctctgtgctctcatcactgctctcacat atgttgatgcagcaaaggttctgacccagacgcctcctgtccacacagcgtcTGTAGGACAACAAGTTGTTCTACACTGTAACATTCAGAGAGATGACTATCGTGTTGTCAGTTGGTACAAACAGGCTCTTGGTAAAACTCCTCAGTACATTCTCTACTATTATCATAGTCACCGTTCTCCTACTTTTGGATCAGGATTCtcctcagacagatttgactctaAATCAACATCAAACATAAATTACCAGCTCATCATTAAACgtgcagagacaggagacagtgCTCAGTATTTCTGTCATACATGGGACACCTCTGCTAATGAGCAC GTATTCGGACCAGGAACCGAGCTGACTGTGACAA GCTCCagtgctcctgctcctgtcctCACAGTCTTCCCTCCGTCCAGTGCTGAGCTCCAGTCCAACAAAGCctctgtggtctgtctgtccAGTCAGTCTGTGCCGTTTGCACATGTGACCTGGTCGGCTGCTGGGAGTCCAGTGAGCAGTGGGGTCTCTACCAGCACCGCTGTTCAGCAACCAGACCAGAGCTTTCACATCAGCAGCCGTCTGGACGTGCAGACGTCCGACTGGAACCTCAACAAGGTTTACACATGTAAAGTGTCTGTGGGCTCCCAGACTTCAGAGAAGACCATCAGCAGGTCACACTGTCCCACTGGAGACGAGTAG